In Prescottella soli, a genomic segment contains:
- a CDS encoding helicase HerA-like domain-containing protein gives MTVDSGSGDDAQSLAEKARIAKAAAEEAARVAAEAAAAAEAAEREMESAQNLSEGSAAAEPGGAAAEIASGYQSAGAALELGTVVVDDVVDPAARVRIPLATVNRHGLIAGATGTGKTKTLQGIAEQLSAAGVPVVMADIKGDLAGLSRPGESNEKITARAAETGESDWAPTGFPVEFVSLGTDGIGVPVRATVTSFGPILLSKVLGLNETQESTLGLIFHWADTQGLALLDLKDLRAVIAHLTSDEGKADLKGIGGVSASTAGVILRALVNLEADGGDTFFGEPEFETEDLLRVGPDGRGIVTLFELGAQAARPAMFSTFLMWVLADLFQALPEAGDLDKPRLVFIFDEAHLLFSDASKAFLAQVEQTVKLIRSKGVGVFFCTQLPTDVPNAVLSQLGARVQHALRAFTPDDQKALTKTVRTYPKTAHYDLENALTSLGTGEAIVTVLSEKGAPTPVAWTRIRPPRSLMDAIGDDAIRAAAGASSLYAKYGQTIDRESAYEKLTAKVVAAPDVDPNLDVPPLQDLPDLPPPPSPAPEGPSVAEQILGNAAVKSFLLSAASAAGREVSRSIFGTGRRRRR, from the coding sequence ATGACGGTTGATTCGGGGTCGGGGGACGACGCCCAGTCGCTGGCGGAGAAGGCCAGGATCGCGAAGGCAGCTGCGGAGGAAGCGGCCCGGGTCGCGGCCGAGGCGGCGGCTGCCGCGGAGGCCGCGGAGCGTGAGATGGAGTCTGCCCAGAACCTGTCGGAGGGCTCGGCCGCAGCGGAGCCGGGCGGCGCCGCGGCCGAGATCGCATCCGGCTACCAATCGGCCGGGGCCGCACTCGAACTCGGCACGGTCGTTGTCGACGATGTCGTCGATCCGGCTGCGCGGGTGCGTATTCCGCTGGCCACCGTCAACCGGCACGGGCTCATCGCCGGGGCCACCGGCACGGGCAAGACCAAGACCCTGCAGGGCATCGCCGAACAGCTCTCGGCCGCAGGCGTGCCCGTCGTGATGGCCGACATCAAGGGCGACCTGGCGGGGCTGTCGCGGCCGGGCGAGTCGAACGAGAAGATCACGGCGCGTGCTGCCGAGACGGGCGAGTCCGACTGGGCGCCCACCGGGTTCCCGGTGGAGTTCGTCTCGCTCGGCACCGACGGCATCGGGGTCCCGGTGCGTGCCACCGTCACGAGTTTCGGGCCGATCCTGCTCAGCAAGGTTCTGGGGCTCAACGAGACCCAGGAATCGACCCTCGGCCTGATCTTCCATTGGGCCGACACGCAGGGCCTGGCGTTGCTGGACCTGAAGGACCTGCGGGCGGTGATCGCCCACCTGACGTCCGACGAGGGCAAGGCGGACCTGAAGGGCATCGGGGGCGTGTCGGCGTCCACCGCCGGCGTCATCCTGCGCGCGCTCGTCAACCTCGAGGCCGACGGCGGCGACACCTTCTTCGGTGAACCCGAGTTCGAGACCGAGGATCTGCTGCGGGTGGGGCCGGACGGCCGGGGCATCGTCACGCTCTTCGAACTCGGGGCGCAGGCGGCGCGACCCGCGATGTTCTCGACGTTCCTGATGTGGGTGCTGGCCGACCTGTTCCAGGCGCTCCCGGAGGCGGGCGACCTCGACAAGCCGAGGCTGGTCTTCATCTTCGACGAAGCTCACCTGCTCTTCTCCGATGCCTCGAAGGCGTTTCTCGCACAGGTCGAGCAGACCGTGAAGCTGATCCGGTCGAAGGGCGTGGGCGTGTTCTTCTGCACCCAGCTGCCCACCGACGTGCCCAATGCGGTGCTCTCGCAGTTGGGGGCCCGCGTCCAGCACGCGCTGCGCGCCTTCACCCCCGACGACCAGAAGGCCCTCACCAAGACTGTCAGGACCTACCCGAAGACGGCGCACTACGACCTCGAGAACGCGCTCACCTCACTCGGGACCGGTGAGGCGATCGTGACGGTGCTGTCGGAGAAGGGCGCCCCGACGCCGGTCGCGTGGACCAGGATCCGCCCACCCCGCTCGCTCATGGACGCGATCGGAGACGACGCGATCCGGGCCGCGGCGGGCGCGAGTTCGCTGTACGCCAAGTACGGGCAGACGATCGATCGGGAATCGGCATACGAGAAGCTCACCGCGAAGGTGGTGGCTGCCCCGGACGTCGACCCGAATCTGGATGTGCCTCCGCTGCAGGATCTTCCGGACCTGCCTCCGCCACCGTCTCCGGCGCCCGAGGGGCCGAGTGTCGCCGAACAGATCCTCGGAAACGCGGCGGTCAAGAGCTTCCTGCTGTCGGCGGCGTCGGCCGCGGGGCGGGAGGTCTCGCGGAGCATCTTCGGTACCGGACGCCGGCGACGCCGCTGA
- a CDS encoding ABC transporter permease, whose amino-acid sequence MTTATDPRYAYTALGDSWAMLRRNLVHVTRSPDTMLMALALPIMLMLLFVYVFGGAIDTGSAYIDYVVPGIVLLCAAFGSSTTAVSVSTDMTDGIIDRFRTLPIAPSAVVNGHVLASVVRNLITTAVVVGVALLLGFRPTTDPLRWLGTIALVALFVLALSYVSTALGLLAANPEAAGGFTFAILFLPYVSSAFVPTDTMPTWLHWFAANQPVTPIIETVRGLLTGTPIGDSAWWAVGWCGAITVVGFVAATTLYRRRTSH is encoded by the coding sequence ATGACCACCGCGACCGATCCGCGCTACGCGTACACCGCGCTCGGCGATTCGTGGGCGATGCTGCGCCGCAACCTCGTCCACGTCACCCGCAGTCCCGACACGATGCTGATGGCCCTCGCGCTTCCGATCATGCTGATGCTCCTGTTCGTCTACGTCTTCGGTGGCGCGATCGACACGGGCAGCGCGTACATCGACTACGTCGTGCCCGGCATCGTGCTGCTGTGTGCCGCGTTCGGGTCGTCGACCACCGCGGTGAGCGTGTCGACCGACATGACCGACGGCATCATCGACCGGTTCCGAACGCTGCCGATCGCCCCCTCGGCGGTCGTCAACGGCCACGTCCTGGCGAGTGTCGTGCGGAACCTGATCACGACCGCCGTCGTCGTCGGGGTCGCCCTCCTCCTGGGGTTCCGCCCCACGACGGACCCGCTGCGCTGGCTCGGCACGATCGCGCTCGTCGCACTGTTCGTCCTCGCGTTGTCGTACGTGTCCACCGCCCTGGGACTGCTGGCCGCGAATCCCGAGGCCGCCGGGGGCTTCACCTTCGCAATCCTGTTCCTGCCGTATGTGAGCAGCGCGTTCGTGCCCACCGACACGATGCCGACATGGCTGCACTGGTTCGCCGCCAACCAACCCGTCACACCGATCATCGAGACCGTGCGCGGGCTACTCACGGGGACGCCCATCGGCGACAGCGCCTGGTGGGCCGTCGGATGGTGCGGTGCGATCACGGTCGTGGGTTTCGTCGCCGCGACCACGCTGTATCGCCGTCGGACCTCGCATTAG
- a CDS encoding ATP-binding cassette domain-containing protein — protein MNRPQRAHAVSVTGLRKTFGDRTVLDGVDLHVPAGTVYALLGANGAGKTTTVRVLSTLLPFDAGDVEVAGHPLPSAARAVRADISVTGQYASVDKLLTGRENLALMGELHHLGRREARLRAEELLRTFDLVDAADRRADTYSGGMRRRLDLAMSLVARPKVLFLDEPTTGLDPRSRRDMWDMVRELVREGTTIVLTTQYLDEADELADRIAVLDGGRIVAEGTADELKRLVPGGHLEVRLHDAAQAARAGAALPGAGVDLDTSTLTIPTDGSIRSLKELLDALDDPELSVETFSLHTPDLDDVFFALTGTALEEELR, from the coding sequence ATGAACCGACCACAGCGCGCACACGCCGTCTCCGTGACCGGCCTGCGCAAGACCTTCGGCGACCGAACGGTGCTCGACGGGGTCGACCTGCACGTGCCGGCAGGGACCGTGTACGCCCTGCTCGGCGCCAACGGGGCCGGCAAGACCACCACCGTCCGCGTGCTGTCGACGCTGCTGCCGTTCGACGCCGGAGACGTCGAGGTAGCCGGCCACCCCCTGCCGTCCGCCGCCCGAGCGGTACGCGCCGACATCAGCGTCACCGGCCAGTACGCGTCCGTCGACAAGCTGTTGACCGGGCGCGAAAACCTCGCGCTGATGGGCGAACTGCACCACCTCGGCCGCCGCGAGGCCCGACTCCGCGCGGAGGAACTCCTGCGCACGTTCGATCTGGTCGACGCCGCCGACCGCCGCGCCGACACCTACTCCGGCGGCATGCGCCGACGCCTCGATCTGGCGATGAGCCTGGTGGCACGGCCCAAGGTGCTGTTCCTCGACGAACCGACCACGGGACTCGACCCGCGCAGCCGCCGGGACATGTGGGACATGGTCCGCGAACTGGTGCGCGAGGGCACCACGATCGTGCTCACGACGCAGTATCTCGACGAGGCGGACGAGCTCGCCGACCGGATCGCCGTGCTCGACGGCGGCCGGATCGTCGCCGAGGGGACCGCCGACGAACTGAAACGACTCGTCCCCGGCGGCCACCTCGAGGTGAGGCTCCACGACGCCGCCCAGGCGGCCCGGGCGGGCGCCGCGCTGCCTGGGGCCGGAGTCGACCTCGACACGTCGACGCTGACGATCCCGACCGACGGCAGCATCCGATCGCTCAAGGAACTGCTCGACGCTCTCGACGACCCGGAGCTGTCCGTCGAGACCTTCAGCCTGCACACCCCCGATCTCGACGACGTGTTCTTCGCGCTCACCGGCACCGCACTCGAGGAGGAACTCCGATGA
- a CDS encoding dipeptidase: MVEPSDRIRDRIRQLMPTAREELAALVAFRSIADARQAPPEECTGAANWVADAFRAAGIGRVELVETSDGSTAVVGHQPGPEGAPTVLLYSHYDVQPAGDQALWETPPFELTERDGRWYGRGAADCKGNLVMHLLALRALTTSGESLPVGVRIVSEGSEEMGTGGLEKLVQERPELFAADVVVIADTGNVAVGAPTLTTSLRGIANVVVHVETLAGELHSGMYGGSAPDALAALVQMLSTLRDHGGNTVVDGLDTAQDWDGAQYPEEQFREDAGVLDGVRLTGSGSVADAVWARPALTILGIDAPPVVGSAAAIQPRAAARLNLRVPPGMDPQRAQDALVAHLEKAAPWGAHVTVERESVGAPFRARTSGPGYTALMSALRSAYGADVAVAGQGGTIPLCNVLAEQFPDAEIVLMGVEEPQALIHAPNESVDPSEIENLAVAEARFLQGLGDRK, from the coding sequence GTGGTGGAACCGTCGGATCGGATCCGCGACCGGATCCGGCAGCTCATGCCGACAGCCCGGGAGGAACTCGCTGCGCTGGTGGCCTTCCGGTCGATCGCCGACGCGCGCCAGGCGCCACCGGAGGAGTGCACGGGTGCAGCGAACTGGGTGGCCGACGCCTTCCGGGCCGCCGGCATCGGACGCGTGGAGCTTGTCGAGACCTCCGACGGATCGACGGCTGTCGTCGGGCACCAGCCCGGCCCGGAGGGTGCGCCGACGGTGCTGCTGTACAGCCACTACGACGTGCAGCCCGCGGGTGATCAGGCGCTGTGGGAGACGCCGCCGTTCGAGCTGACCGAGCGCGACGGGCGCTGGTACGGGCGCGGAGCCGCCGACTGCAAGGGCAATCTCGTCATGCACCTGCTGGCCCTGCGGGCGCTGACCACGTCGGGAGAGTCGCTGCCCGTCGGTGTCCGCATCGTCTCGGAGGGTTCAGAGGAGATGGGGACCGGCGGGCTCGAGAAGCTCGTCCAGGAGCGGCCCGAGCTGTTCGCTGCCGACGTCGTCGTGATCGCCGACACCGGGAACGTCGCGGTGGGTGCCCCCACGCTCACGACGAGTCTGCGCGGCATCGCGAACGTCGTGGTGCACGTGGAGACCCTCGCGGGCGAACTCCATTCGGGTATGTACGGGGGATCGGCGCCGGACGCGCTCGCGGCGCTGGTGCAGATGCTCTCGACGCTGCGGGACCACGGCGGCAACACGGTGGTCGACGGACTCGACACCGCGCAGGACTGGGACGGCGCCCAGTACCCGGAGGAGCAGTTCCGCGAGGACGCCGGCGTGCTCGACGGGGTGCGGCTCACCGGGTCGGGGTCGGTCGCCGACGCGGTGTGGGCGCGTCCGGCCCTGACGATCCTCGGGATCGACGCGCCGCCGGTGGTGGGGTCCGCGGCGGCGATCCAGCCCCGCGCGGCGGCGCGCCTCAACCTTCGTGTGCCGCCCGGGATGGATCCGCAGCGCGCCCAGGACGCCCTCGTCGCGCACCTGGAGAAGGCGGCGCCGTGGGGTGCGCACGTGACGGTGGAGCGGGAGTCGGTCGGCGCGCCGTTCCGGGCACGGACGTCGGGCCCCGGCTACACGGCGCTGATGTCGGCGCTGAGGTCCGCGTACGGCGCGGACGTCGCGGTGGCGGGGCAGGGCGGGACGATCCCGCTGTGCAATGTGCTGGCCGAGCAGTTCCCGGACGCCGAGATCGTGCTGATGGGCGTCGAGGAACCGCAGGCGCTGATCCACGCCCCGAACGAGAGCGTCGATCCGTCGGAGATCGAGAATCTGGCCGTCGCCGAGGCCCGGTTCCTGCAGGGCCTCGGCGACCGGAAGTGA
- a CDS encoding MFS transporter, which produces MRPGVTARSGTASGQRAALATVCAVLFLTFLDTTIVSVTLGSVQSDLHAGVVSLQWVVNAYTLVFASLMLTAGSLGDRWGRKRVMVAGIAIFCLGSVISAAASTVALLIVGRAVMGVGAAASEPGTLSVIRHVFPGRSERARALGVWAGVSGLALALGPVVGGILVGTYDWRAVFWFNLVLGVVLLVAAVRFVPESADPQPGPLDLAGFVLGSMFLGCVIYAGISGENVGYAAPSVVTLFVVGAVALVAFIVVELRVRNPMLDFRYLRPPMVRSALIVAFAVYFGVFSIFFFTALYLEEVYAYSGLHAAAMFTPMAVAIVVGSVLCGSWVARSSAAVPMFVGCVVGAVGILLTRAALSGEPSFLPLTAALAVAGVGFGVAVVPLTSAVLSGVPAAHSGMAAAATNTMRQIGAVVGVAALGSLVNSHMTSDLTGRLDDLDIPANFQSIVINAIKTGAVPAGGDQQASSAYGPIVDQVIDATYKAFHAGLDTALLVSAIMIFVAAGITAVAAVRTRGAVRGGYDDVAEVPARRR; this is translated from the coding sequence ATGAGGCCCGGCGTCACCGCACGGTCGGGCACGGCGTCGGGACAGCGCGCCGCGCTCGCCACCGTGTGCGCTGTGCTCTTCCTGACGTTCCTCGACACCACGATCGTCAGCGTCACCCTCGGTAGCGTGCAGTCCGACCTCCATGCCGGTGTGGTGTCGCTGCAGTGGGTCGTCAACGCGTACACGCTGGTGTTCGCGAGCCTGATGCTCACGGCCGGTTCGCTCGGCGACCGGTGGGGGCGCAAACGTGTCATGGTCGCCGGCATCGCGATCTTCTGCCTCGGCTCGGTGATCTCCGCGGCGGCCTCCACGGTGGCCCTGCTGATCGTCGGCCGGGCGGTGATGGGGGTCGGGGCAGCGGCCTCCGAGCCGGGGACCCTCTCGGTGATCCGGCACGTCTTCCCCGGCCGGAGCGAGCGGGCGCGGGCCCTCGGCGTGTGGGCGGGGGTGTCGGGGCTCGCCCTGGCGCTGGGCCCGGTGGTCGGCGGAATCCTCGTCGGCACCTACGACTGGCGCGCGGTGTTCTGGTTCAACCTCGTGCTCGGTGTCGTGCTGTTGGTCGCGGCCGTGCGCTTTGTCCCGGAGAGCGCCGACCCGCAGCCCGGCCCGCTCGACCTCGCCGGCTTCGTGCTGGGCTCGATGTTCCTGGGGTGCGTGATCTACGCCGGGATCTCCGGCGAGAACGTCGGCTACGCCGCACCGTCGGTCGTGACGCTCTTCGTCGTCGGTGCGGTGGCACTCGTCGCCTTCATCGTCGTGGAGCTGCGGGTGCGAAACCCGATGCTCGATTTCCGCTACCTGCGCCCGCCGATGGTGCGCAGCGCGCTGATCGTGGCGTTCGCCGTGTACTTCGGGGTGTTCTCGATCTTCTTCTTCACGGCGCTCTATCTCGAAGAGGTGTACGCGTACTCCGGGCTGCACGCCGCCGCGATGTTCACCCCGATGGCCGTGGCGATCGTGGTGGGCTCGGTGCTGTGCGGGTCGTGGGTGGCGCGCAGTTCGGCCGCCGTGCCGATGTTCGTGGGCTGCGTGGTAGGCGCGGTCGGCATCCTCCTCACACGCGCGGCCCTCAGCGGGGAGCCGTCCTTCCTGCCGCTCACGGCGGCGCTGGCGGTGGCGGGCGTCGGGTTCGGGGTCGCGGTGGTGCCGTTGACGTCCGCCGTCCTGTCCGGTGTCCCGGCGGCGCACTCGGGCATGGCCGCAGCGGCCACCAACACGATGCGTCAGATCGGTGCCGTCGTCGGTGTCGCGGCCCTGGGATCACTCGTCAACTCGCACATGACATCCGACCTCACCGGCCGTCTCGACGACCTGGACATCCCGGCGAACTTCCAGTCCATCGTCATCAACGCCATCAAGACCGGCGCGGTGCCGGCGGGCGGCGACCAGCAGGCGTCGTCGGCCTACGGCCCGATCGTCGACCAGGTCATCGACGCCACCTACAAGGCGTTCCACGCCGGCCTGGACACCGCGCTGCTCGTCTCCGCGATCATGATCTTCGTCGCGGCGGGGATCACCGCGGTGGCGGCGGTGCGCACCCGAGGCGCCGTCCGTGGCGGCTACGACGACGTCGCGGAGGTGCCGGCCCGCCGCCGCTGA
- the bcp gene encoding thioredoxin-dependent thiol peroxidase, translating into MTDNRLAPGDIAPDFTLPDADGNEVSLADYRGRKVIVYFYPAASTPGCTKQACDFRDSLAELNEAGLDVVGISPDKPAKLAKFRENEQLNFPLLSDPEKTTLTAWGAFGEKKMYGKVVQGVIRSTFLVDEDGKIEVAQYNVRATGHVAKLRRDLSV; encoded by the coding sequence GTGACGGACAACAGGCTCGCCCCCGGAGACATCGCCCCCGATTTCACGCTGCCCGACGCCGACGGCAACGAGGTGTCGCTCGCCGACTACCGCGGACGCAAGGTGATCGTGTACTTCTACCCCGCCGCGAGCACGCCGGGCTGCACCAAGCAGGCGTGTGACTTCCGCGACAGCCTGGCCGAGCTGAACGAGGCCGGCCTCGACGTCGTCGGCATCTCCCCCGACAAGCCCGCCAAGCTCGCGAAGTTCCGCGAGAACGAGCAGCTGAACTTCCCGCTGCTGTCGGACCCCGAGAAGACGACGCTCACCGCGTGGGGCGCGTTCGGCGAGAAGAAGATGTACGGCAAGGTCGTCCAGGGCGTGATCCGCTCGACGTTCCTCGTCGACGAGGACGGCAAGATCGAGGTCGCGCAGTACAACGTGCGCGCCACCGGGCACGTCGCCAAGCTCCGCCGCGACCTGTCGGTCTGA
- the orn gene encoding oligoribonuclease: MQDKLVWIDCEMTGLRLGSDKLIEIAALVTDSDLNILGDGVDIVIHADDDALASMPDVVTEMHARSGLTEEVRASAVTVAEAEQMVLAYIREHVPVAGTVPLAGNSIATDRGFIARDMPELDSHLHYRMIDVSSIKELCRRWYPRIYFGQPEKGLSHRALADIKESIRELQYYRRTAFVADPGPSTTEIAAVAKELGPA; this comes from the coding sequence GTGCAGGACAAATTGGTATGGATCGATTGTGAAATGACGGGCCTTCGGCTCGGTTCGGACAAGCTCATCGAGATCGCCGCCCTGGTGACCGACAGCGACCTGAACATCCTCGGCGACGGCGTGGACATCGTGATCCACGCCGACGACGACGCGCTGGCCTCGATGCCCGACGTCGTCACCGAGATGCACGCGCGCTCGGGCCTCACCGAGGAGGTGCGCGCGTCGGCGGTGACGGTGGCCGAGGCCGAGCAGATGGTGCTCGCCTACATCCGGGAGCACGTGCCTGTTGCCGGCACCGTGCCGCTCGCCGGCAACTCGATCGCCACCGACCGTGGTTTCATCGCCCGCGACATGCCCGAACTGGACTCTCATCTGCACTACCGGATGATCGACGTCAGCTCGATCAAGGAGCTGTGCCGACGCTGGTACCCGCGGATCTACTTCGGTCAGCCCGAGAAGGGCCTGTCGCACCGCGCCCTGGCCGACATCAAGGAATCGATCCGCGAACTGCAGTACTACCGACGCACCGCCTTCGTCGCGGATCCGGGCCCCTCGACCACCGAGATCGCGGCCGTCGCGAAGGAGTTGGGACCGGCCTGA
- a CDS encoding TetR/AcrR family transcriptional regulator gives MPRRRPTQERSRRKFDALLTASRELLVDVGFESFTCEEVAARADVPIGTLYQFFANKYVIVCELNRQDLVGVQQELEAFDGEVPSLDWLRFLNKFVDHMAGLWTSDPSRREVWLAMQSTPSTRATGVIHEKEFAEQVSRMLAPLTPHTPRERRKMMAEVLVHVVYSMLNFSVQDGQSHADAVTELKRLMVAYLLVAEKESRSK, from the coding sequence ATGCCCCGGCGGCGCCCGACGCAGGAACGCAGCCGTCGTAAGTTCGACGCGCTTCTGACCGCGTCCCGCGAACTCTTGGTCGACGTCGGATTCGAATCGTTCACGTGCGAGGAGGTCGCGGCGCGCGCCGACGTCCCGATCGGCACCCTCTACCAGTTCTTCGCGAACAAGTACGTGATCGTGTGCGAGCTCAACCGCCAGGATCTGGTCGGCGTGCAGCAGGAACTCGAGGCGTTCGACGGCGAGGTGCCGTCGCTGGACTGGCTGCGTTTCCTCAACAAGTTCGTCGACCACATGGCCGGGCTGTGGACGTCGGATCCGTCCCGGCGCGAGGTGTGGCTGGCGATGCAGTCGACGCCGTCCACGCGCGCGACCGGGGTGATCCACGAGAAGGAGTTCGCCGAGCAGGTCTCCCGCATGCTCGCGCCGCTCACCCCGCACACGCCGCGCGAACGCCGCAAGATGATGGCCGAGGTCCTCGTCCACGTCGTGTACTCGATGCTGAACTTCTCGGTCCAGGACGGCCAGAGTCACGCCGACGCGGTCACCGAACTCAAGCGGCTGATGGTCGCCTACCTGCTCGTGGCGGAGAAGGAATCCCGTTCGAAGTGA
- a CDS encoding L,D-transpeptidase, which produces MKIWGGRECRRGGGARSSRWPALLVAGSAALGMVMLVTGCTISSSGASTSDAAPVDSNPLVAVIQPKLTTTVVDGAVGFSPGDPVTVRVGDGRLANVTLRNPDGKVVAGAVAPDGLSWTNTEPLGYNRKYTLQADAYGLGGSTSTTTSFTTSAPGNLTKPYVMPGDGSVVGIGQPVAVQFDENIPDRKAAEAAIEIVTVPPVEGAFYWLNNREVRWRPQNYWAPGTKVTVDVKAYGRDLGKGMFGQEDVHSSFTIGDAVVITADDNTKQVTVNVSGRDVKTMPTSMGKDSTPTDNGVYIIGDRFDHLVMDSSTYGVPVNSPAGYRTPVDWATRMSYSGIFFHSAPWSVSEQGYTNTSHGCLNLSPSNAKWIYDNTKRGDIVIVKDTVGGTLSGTEGLGDWNIPWETWRAGNA; this is translated from the coding sequence ATGAAGATCTGGGGCGGTCGCGAGTGTCGTCGCGGGGGCGGCGCAAGAAGTTCGAGATGGCCGGCCCTGCTCGTGGCCGGTTCCGCCGCTCTCGGCATGGTGATGCTCGTCACGGGTTGCACGATCTCGTCCAGCGGCGCCTCGACCTCGGACGCCGCGCCGGTCGACTCCAATCCACTCGTCGCGGTGATCCAGCCCAAGCTCACCACGACCGTCGTCGACGGTGCGGTCGGCTTCTCGCCCGGTGATCCCGTCACGGTCCGGGTCGGGGACGGCAGGCTGGCGAACGTGACCCTGCGCAATCCCGACGGGAAGGTCGTCGCGGGTGCGGTCGCGCCGGACGGGCTGTCGTGGACCAACACCGAACCGCTCGGCTACAACCGCAAGTACACCCTGCAGGCCGACGCGTACGGGCTCGGTGGCTCGACGTCGACCACCACGTCCTTCACGACGAGTGCACCCGGGAACCTCACCAAGCCCTACGTGATGCCGGGAGACGGCAGCGTCGTCGGCATCGGGCAGCCGGTCGCGGTGCAGTTCGACGAGAACATCCCCGACCGCAAGGCCGCCGAGGCGGCCATCGAGATCGTCACGGTGCCCCCGGTCGAGGGCGCGTTCTACTGGTTGAACAACCGTGAGGTGCGCTGGCGGCCGCAGAACTACTGGGCGCCGGGCACCAAGGTCACGGTCGACGTCAAGGCGTACGGCCGGGACCTCGGCAAGGGGATGTTCGGTCAGGAGGACGTGCACTCCTCGTTCACGATCGGCGACGCCGTCGTCATCACGGCCGACGACAACACCAAGCAGGTCACCGTCAACGTCTCGGGCCGCGACGTGAAGACGATGCCGACGTCGATGGGCAAGGACAGCACCCCGACCGACAACGGCGTCTACATCATCGGCGACCGGTTCGACCATCTGGTGATGGATTCGTCCACCTACGGCGTGCCGGTCAACTCGCCCGCCGGCTATCGCACGCCCGTCGACTGGGCCACGCGAATGTCGTACAGCGGCATCTTCTTCCACTCGGCTCCGTGGTCGGTGAGCGAGCAGGGCTACACCAACACCAGCCACGGCTGCCTGAACCTGAGCCCGTCGAACGCGAAGTGGATCTACGACAACACCAAGCGCGGTGACATCGTGATCGTGAAGGACACGGTGGGCGGCACCCTGTCGGGCACGGAAGGCCTCGGCGACTGGAACATTCCGTGGGAGACCTGGCGCGCCGGCAACGCGTAG
- a CDS encoding TetR/AcrR family transcriptional regulator — MDATEDVALPRMVQLAWGLGEEGSRGPKRGLTLDEIVDAAIALADEEGVAALSMSRVAKRLGFTTMSLYRYVQSKDELLELIADRVVGSPPEIPADLGWREGLELWARAEYDVLMQHRWWLRLPITGAPFGPNNMAWLEAALRCLGSTGLPEPLKVKVALNVSVHVIGRARFTADLQVDSESDSYSAVLSRVLDPARFPALLSAVRGGGFSEDDVEWQDADFRFALTLVLDGVERLVRQYEPSANRAAHGDSDS, encoded by the coding sequence ATGGACGCGACCGAGGACGTGGCACTGCCGCGGATGGTGCAGCTGGCGTGGGGTCTGGGCGAGGAGGGCAGTCGAGGCCCCAAGCGGGGCCTGACTCTCGACGAGATCGTCGACGCCGCAATCGCTCTCGCGGACGAGGAGGGTGTGGCGGCGTTGTCGATGTCCCGGGTCGCGAAGCGGCTGGGCTTCACGACGATGTCGCTCTACCGGTATGTCCAGAGCAAGGACGAGCTTCTCGAACTGATCGCCGATCGCGTGGTCGGATCGCCGCCGGAGATCCCGGCCGATCTGGGCTGGCGCGAGGGTCTCGAATTGTGGGCGCGTGCCGAATACGACGTCCTGATGCAGCACCGGTGGTGGCTGCGGCTACCGATCACCGGTGCGCCGTTCGGGCCCAACAACATGGCCTGGCTCGAGGCGGCACTTCGTTGCCTCGGGTCGACCGGGCTTCCCGAGCCGCTCAAGGTCAAGGTCGCGTTGAACGTGTCGGTGCACGTCATCGGCAGGGCGCGGTTCACGGCCGACCTGCAGGTCGATTCCGAATCCGACAGCTACTCGGCGGTGCTGTCGAGGGTGCTCGACCCCGCGAGGTTTCCTGCGCTCCTGTCCGCGGTGAGGGGCGGGGGATTCAGCGAGGACGACGTCGAATGGCAGGACGCGGATTTCCGGTTTGCTCTCACACTTGTCCTCGACGGCGTGGAACGTCTCGTCAGACAGTACGAACCGTCGGCGAACCGCGCGGCGCACGGAGACTCGGACTCGTAG
- a CDS encoding DUF3618 domain-containing protein, with the protein MPRDTESIERDIENARNQLAQTLDVLAVRTNPKRLVESTKHSVLAKLNEPAVKAALIGAGAVVGLLVLRKIFR; encoded by the coding sequence GTGCCCAGGGACACCGAGAGCATCGAGCGGGACATCGAGAATGCCCGCAATCAACTCGCGCAGACACTCGACGTGCTCGCTGTCCGCACCAATCCGAAGCGCCTGGTCGAGTCGACCAAGCACAGTGTGCTCGCCAAGCTGAACGAGCCCGCGGTGAAGGCGGCGCTCATCGGCGCCGGCGCTGTCGTCGGTCTCCTGGTGCTGCGCAAGATCTTCCGCTGA